Proteins from one Emys orbicularis isolate rEmyOrb1 chromosome 2, rEmyOrb1.hap1, whole genome shotgun sequence genomic window:
- the LRRC3B gene encoding leucine-rich repeat-containing protein 3B yields the protein MHLVDLWLTRSLSMCLLLQSFVLMILCFHSASMCPKGCLCSHSGGLNVSCSNANLKEIPRDLPPETVLLYLDSNQITSIPNEIFKDLHQLRVLNLSKNGIEFIDEHAFKGVAETLQTLDLSDNRIQSVHKNAFNNLKARARIANNPWHCDCTLQQVLRSMASNHETANNVICKTSVLDEHAGRPFLNAANDADLCNLPKKTTDYAMLVTMFGWFTMVISYVVYYVRQNQEDARRHLEYLKSLPSRQKKPEEADDISTVV from the coding sequence ATGCATTTGGTAGACCTGTGGTTAACTCGTTCCCTCTCCATGTGTCTGCTCTTACAAAGTTTTGTCCTCATGATACTGTGCTTTCATTCTGCCAGTATGTGCCCAAAAGGCTGCCTTTGTTCTCATTCTGGAGGTTTAAATGTCAGTTGTAGCAATGCAAATCTCAAGGAAATACCCAGAGATCTTCCTCCTGAAACAGTCTTACTTTATTTGGACTCCAATCAGATAACATCCATCCCAAATGAAATTTTTAAGGACTTGCATCAACTGAGAGTCCTCAATTTATCCAAAAATGGTATTGAATTTATAGATGAACATGCCTTTAAAGGAGTGGCAGAAACCTTGCAGACTTTGGACTTGTCTGACAACCGGATTCAAAGTGTGCACAAAAATGCTTTCAATAACTTAAAAGCCAGAGCCAGAATTGCAAACAATCCTTGGCACTGTGACTGTACTCTGCAGCAGGTCCTGAGGAGCATGGCGTCCAACCATGAAACAGCCAACAACGTCATCTGTAAGACTTCTGTGTTAGATGAACATGCTGGGAGACCATTCCTCAATGCTGCCAATGATGCAGATCTTTGTAACCTTCCTAAAAAGACTACTGATTATGCCATGCTAGTCACCATGTTTGGCTGGTTCACCATGGTGATATCCTATGTAGTTTATTATGTGCGGCAAAATCAAGAGGATGCAAGAAGGCACCTTGAGTACTTGAAATCCCTGCCAAGCAGGCAAAAGAAACCAGAAGAAGCTGATGACATTAGCACTGTGGTATAG